One window from the genome of Cucumis melo cultivar AY chromosome 12, USDA_Cmelo_AY_1.0, whole genome shotgun sequence encodes:
- the LOC103503296 gene encoding protein PHLOEM PROTEIN 2-LIKE A1-like, which yields MVCLETEARENLQIKEKFGHCLSYILPSTGNPVVHWPSYSKLYQQLCEGITLNNGTKIYWFDKKGKGNGYFLLPKSLSIAWIDDRRYWKWIFVELSGKKLEVAELIRVSWLDARGKIKEYMLSPGIVYEVLCHLLLKPGASGWHEPINFGLTFPDGKTYVNQESLECRPRDVWFTVKVGEFKVDDRHGCDSTKEYEFSMYNHGGHWKTEMILKGYEIRPKQSSCGC from the exons ATGGTTTGCCTAGAGACTGAAGCAAGAGAGAACTTGCAAATAAAAGAGAAATTTGGTCATTGCCTGAGTTATATTTTGCCAAGTACCGGAAATCCTGTGGTGCATTGGCCCTCCTACTCTAAGCTTTATCAACAACTTTGTGAAGGGATCACACTAAACAATGGAACTAAG ATTTATTGGTTTGATAAGAAGGGAAAGGGTAATGGGTACTTCCTACTTCCAAAATCCCTCTCAATAGCTTGGATTGATGATCGTCGGTACTGGAAATGGATATTTGTGGAGCTCTCCGG TAAGAAACTTGAAGTGGCTGAGCTTATAAGAGTAAGTTGGCTAGATGCACGTGGGAAGATAAAGGAATATATGCTATCACCTGGCATCGTATACGAAGTATTGTGTCATCTTTTGTTAAAGCCTGGTGCCTCTGGATGGCATGAACCTATTAACTTTGGACTTACCTTTCCAGATGGGAAAACATATGTGAACCAAGAAAGCCTAGAGTGTAGGCCACGAGATGTTTGGTTTACGGTTAAGGTCGGGGAATTCAAGGTCGACGATAGACATGGTTGTGACAGTACTAAGGAGTACGAGTTTAGCATGTATAACCACGGTGGACATTGGAAGACGGAGATGATCCTTAAAGGTTATGAAATTCGACCAAAGCAATCAAGTTGCGGATGCTAA